Proteins encoded together in one Flavobacteriales bacterium window:
- the porU gene encoding type IX secretion system sortase PorU, producing the protein MNHPVLLPLAALLFTCISATAQERNSTPQRSVPTGPTRTTPTPARTTPMVGGTPAARSARSAENSRSDERVVTERGAPATAPRAMHLDPARQDLPFHHEVRSLGMGTTSFSAHLTNTTYIPMIREEVEALPGLEEAWTQPLVVTRLATQRKQPMAVVDIYPYRRNTGTGQWERLSSYTLSIVEGRGGGPPVQPKSYPPTSRLASGEWYRVQVTQDGVYALTYEQLQNMGLAGEVPSDQVNLFGRHHGMLPFENDQLPATDLVPNAVVVEDGGDGSFGPGDRVVFYATGPHKWTLDSGSGRFRHTKHVFSDSASYFVGIGIEPALRVGTLPEVLDPATRTSTSFDDRQFTELDAVTLLKSGRELYGDVYDLTTTYPYSFSVPFLRSQDPACLVMDVLSRTVGTGNASTWRVTSGAALDTTVSVQGVPNGYTGEQAKSTRHTFCFNASGNNLPFIVTFTKHNPASSIGWMNFLELNARRDLKLVGNQMLFRDLTSVGSGEVTEFVLDQAPGAVTIWDITDPTAAAHVPMTDNGTQKVFRLRTDSLRQFAAFRSTGLLTPTAAGKVPNQDLHATALPTDLVIVVPDAFRAAAIQIADRRMSEGLTVAVVSPQEVYNEFSSGMRDATAIKRYMKMLYDKAGTDPALMPRYLLLYGDGSYNNLNRALSNQSFLPSYQTANSWHASLSYCSDDYFGLLDNDEGEYQGDLVDIGVGRIPVSSISQAQEMATKILNYDRLQLLSGTEAQCAVGSDGGINDWRTWLLFASDDQEGDTFESTIHMSQSDALATAVESEFPCFNINKVYLDAYQQTSTPGGERYPDAQADLRDGVQRGALLVNYVGHGGEVGWAHERFLDNSTILGWTNLERLPLFMTATCEFSRWDDPARTSAGEYVLLNPNGGGIALMTTTRIAYSNQNYALSQDFYDHVLERYDEQGRPATLGDVFRRTKVDITTAQPSQVNHRNFSLLGDPSLRLAMPRNEVRITSITDTLGNPVDTMNALATVRIHGEVVDAGGNLMTGLNGLVIPTVFDKRVQQQTLANDGGSPFPFSLRKNIIYRGMATVTGGLFSFTFVVPQDINYLVGPGRISCYVENMETNGCGATNDPLVGGAATNVAPDDDGPTVQVYMNDDRFVRGGITNEDPLLLVKLYDANGINTMGSSIGHDLVAVLDENTDQAIVLNDQYEADLDTYRSGSARYRFDDLAEGGHTLRVKAWDVFNNSAEATTEFVVAPSAELALEHVLNYPNPFTTNTRFFFEHNRPCTTLDVQVQVFTVAGRLVKTINRQLACEGFRSEPLAWDGRDDYGDKLGRGVYVYRLNVKTPEGDKAEKLEKLVILR; encoded by the coding sequence ATGAACCACCCTGTTCTCCTCCCCCTCGCCGCCCTGCTGTTCACCTGTATCAGTGCAACGGCCCAGGAGCGCAACAGCACCCCTCAACGGTCCGTCCCAACAGGACCCACGCGCACAACACCCACCCCGGCCCGCACCACCCCGATGGTGGGTGGCACCCCCGCCGCGCGATCCGCGCGCAGCGCGGAGAACAGCCGTTCGGACGAGCGGGTGGTGACCGAGCGAGGCGCACCGGCCACCGCCCCCCGGGCCATGCACCTGGACCCGGCCCGGCAGGACCTACCCTTCCACCATGAAGTGCGCTCCTTGGGAATGGGCACGACCTCCTTTTCCGCCCACCTCACCAACACCACCTACATCCCGATGATCCGGGAGGAGGTGGAGGCCCTGCCCGGGCTTGAGGAGGCCTGGACCCAACCCCTGGTGGTGACCCGGTTGGCGACCCAGCGCAAGCAGCCCATGGCCGTAGTGGACATCTACCCCTACCGAAGGAACACGGGCACGGGTCAGTGGGAACGGTTATCCTCTTATACACTGTCCATCGTCGAAGGGCGTGGAGGCGGACCTCCCGTTCAGCCCAAGAGCTACCCGCCCACCTCGCGATTGGCCTCCGGGGAGTGGTACCGGGTGCAGGTGACGCAGGACGGGGTGTATGCCCTGACCTATGAGCAGCTCCAGAACATGGGCCTGGCCGGGGAGGTGCCCAGCGACCAGGTGAACCTCTTTGGCCGCCACCATGGCATGCTGCCGTTCGAGAACGACCAGCTGCCCGCCACGGACCTGGTGCCCAACGCGGTGGTGGTGGAGGACGGCGGGGATGGTTCCTTCGGTCCCGGAGACCGGGTGGTCTTCTACGCCACCGGCCCCCACAAGTGGACCCTGGACAGCGGCTCGGGGCGCTTCCGCCATACCAAGCACGTCTTCTCCGATTCGGCCTCCTACTTCGTGGGCATCGGGATCGAGCCGGCCCTGCGCGTGGGCACCCTTCCGGAAGTGCTCGATCCCGCCACCCGCACGAGCACCTCGTTCGACGACCGGCAATTCACCGAGTTGGACGCCGTGACCTTGTTGAAGTCGGGCCGGGAGCTCTATGGCGATGTCTACGACCTGACCACCACCTACCCTTACAGTTTCAGCGTACCCTTTCTGAGGTCACAGGATCCCGCGTGTCTGGTGATGGATGTGCTGTCCCGCACGGTGGGCACGGGCAATGCGAGCACTTGGCGCGTGACCTCCGGGGCAGCCCTGGACACCACCGTGTCCGTGCAGGGGGTGCCCAACGGCTACACGGGCGAGCAGGCCAAGTCGACCCGCCACACCTTCTGCTTCAATGCCTCGGGGAACAACCTGCCGTTCATCGTCACCTTCACCAAGCACAACCCCGCCTCGTCGATCGGGTGGATGAACTTTCTGGAGCTGAACGCCCGCCGCGACCTGAAGCTGGTGGGCAACCAGATGCTCTTCCGCGACCTCACCAGTGTGGGGTCGGGCGAGGTGACCGAGTTCGTGCTGGACCAGGCTCCCGGGGCCGTCACCATCTGGGACATCACCGACCCCACGGCCGCAGCGCATGTGCCGATGACGGACAACGGCACCCAGAAGGTGTTCCGACTGCGCACCGACAGCCTGCGGCAGTTCGCCGCCTTCCGCAGCACGGGCCTGCTCACCCCGACCGCCGCTGGGAAGGTCCCCAACCAGGACCTGCACGCGACGGCCCTGCCGACCGATCTGGTGATCGTGGTGCCCGATGCGTTCAGGGCCGCGGCGATACAGATCGCCGACCGTCGTATGAGCGAAGGCCTCACCGTCGCCGTGGTGAGCCCGCAGGAGGTGTACAACGAGTTCTCCTCCGGCATGCGCGACGCCACGGCCATCAAGCGGTACATGAAGATGCTGTACGACAAGGCCGGGACCGATCCCGCGCTGATGCCGCGCTACCTGCTGCTCTACGGCGATGGTTCGTACAACAACCTCAATCGCGCGCTCAGCAACCAGAGCTTCCTGCCCAGTTACCAGACCGCCAACTCCTGGCATGCGAGCCTCAGCTATTGTTCGGACGACTACTTCGGGCTGTTGGACAATGACGAAGGGGAGTACCAGGGCGACCTGGTGGACATCGGTGTGGGCCGCATCCCCGTGAGCTCCATCTCCCAAGCGCAGGAGATGGCCACCAAGATCCTGAACTACGATCGTCTTCAGCTGCTCTCGGGCACCGAGGCCCAGTGCGCCGTGGGCAGCGATGGCGGCATCAACGACTGGCGCACGTGGCTGCTCTTCGCCAGCGACGACCAGGAGGGTGACACGTTCGAGAGCACGATCCATATGAGCCAGAGCGATGCCCTGGCCACGGCGGTGGAGAGCGAGTTCCCGTGCTTCAACATCAACAAGGTCTACCTCGACGCCTACCAGCAGACGAGCACGCCCGGTGGCGAGCGCTACCCCGATGCCCAGGCCGACCTGCGGGACGGGGTGCAACGCGGTGCGCTGCTGGTGAACTATGTGGGCCATGGTGGCGAGGTGGGCTGGGCGCATGAGCGTTTCCTGGACAACTCCACCATCCTGGGGTGGACCAACCTGGAGCGACTGCCGCTGTTCATGACGGCGACCTGCGAGTTCAGCCGGTGGGACGATCCGGCGCGGACCTCGGCCGGTGAGTACGTGCTGCTGAACCCCAATGGTGGTGGCATCGCGCTGATGACCACCACCCGCATCGCGTACAGCAACCAGAACTATGCATTGTCCCAGGACTTCTACGACCACGTGTTGGAGCGGTATGACGAACAGGGCCGGCCGGCCACCTTGGGTGATGTGTTCCGCCGCACCAAGGTGGACATCACCACGGCGCAGCCCTCGCAGGTCAACCACCGCAATTTCTCCCTGCTCGGCGACCCCAGCCTCCGGCTGGCCATGCCGCGCAACGAGGTGCGCATCACGTCCATCACCGACACGTTGGGCAACCCGGTGGACACCATGAACGCGCTCGCCACCGTGCGCATCCACGGCGAGGTGGTCGATGCGGGCGGCAACCTGATGACCGGGCTGAACGGCCTGGTGATCCCCACGGTGTTCGACAAGCGCGTCCAGCAACAGACCCTGGCGAACGACGGTGGCTCGCCCTTCCCGTTCAGCCTGCGCAAGAACATCATCTACCGCGGCATGGCCACGGTGACCGGCGGCCTGTTCAGCTTCACCTTCGTGGTACCGCAGGACATCAACTACCTGGTGGGCCCCGGGCGCATCAGCTGTTACGTGGAGAACATGGAGACCAACGGCTGTGGTGCGACGAACGACCCGCTGGTGGGTGGTGCGGCCACCAACGTCGCACCGGACGACGACGGTCCCACCGTCCAGGTGTACATGAACGACGATCGTTTCGTACGCGGCGGCATCACCAACGAGGACCCGCTGCTGCTGGTGAAGCTGTACGACGCCAACGGGATCAACACCATGGGCAGCAGCATCGGCCACGACCTGGTGGCGGTGCTGGACGAGAACACCGACCAGGCCATCGTGCTCAACGACCAGTATGAGGCCGACCTGGACACCTACCGCAGCGGTTCGGCCCGTTACCGCTTCGACGACCTGGCCGAAGGCGGGCACACGCTGCGAGTGAAGGCCTGGGACGTGTTCAACAACTCCGCCGAAGCGACCACCGAGTTCGTGGTGGCCCCCAGCGCCGAGCTTGCGTTGGAGCACGTGCTGAACTACCCCAACCCCTTCACCACCAACACCCGGTTCTTCTTCGAGCACAACCGGCCCTGCACCACGCTGGACGTGCAGGTGCAGGTGTTCACCGTGGCCGGGCGGCTGGTGAAGACCATCAACCGGCAGCTGGCGTGCGAAGGCTTCCGCAGCGAACCCCTGGCCTGGGATGGTCGGGACGACTACGGCGACAAACTGGGCCGCGGGGTCTATGTGTACCGCCTGAACGTGAAGACCCCCGAGGGCGACAAGGCCGAGAAGTTGGAAAAGCTCGTGATCCTCAGGTGA
- a CDS encoding type IX secretion system membrane protein PorP/SprF — MGTTQAQDPQFTQFYANPLYLNPAFAGTARCPRVVLNYRNQWPALTGTFVTTSASYDQHVDAILGGLGVLVTHDQAGKGTLNTTTASAIYSYQLAINRKFSMKFGAQATYFQKSLDWSKLTFGDQIDPRRGFIYTTNDVPRGGTVGNADFSAGVLGYTDIFFVGIAVHHLSEPNESLIVGTSRLPRKYTAHAGAAIPIGMKGKYGDAKTRISPNILFQQQAQFRQLNLGLYVDHGPITAGIWYRTRDAFIALIGFHTERFKFGYSYDVTTSKLTTATAGSHEVSVQLQFNCKPKKRRFRVVACPTF, encoded by the coding sequence ATGGGAACAACGCAGGCACAGGACCCGCAGTTCACCCAGTTCTACGCGAATCCGCTGTACCTGAACCCGGCCTTCGCCGGCACGGCGCGCTGCCCGCGTGTGGTGCTCAACTACCGGAACCAATGGCCCGCCCTCACGGGCACCTTCGTCACCACCAGCGCCAGCTACGATCAGCACGTGGACGCCATCCTTGGCGGGCTGGGCGTGCTGGTCACGCACGACCAGGCCGGCAAGGGAACGCTGAACACCACGACGGCCAGCGCCATCTATAGCTATCAGCTCGCGATCAACCGCAAGTTCAGCATGAAGTTCGGGGCCCAGGCCACCTACTTCCAGAAGTCGCTGGACTGGAGCAAGCTCACCTTCGGCGACCAGATCGACCCACGCCGGGGCTTCATCTATACCACCAACGATGTGCCCCGCGGCGGCACGGTGGGCAATGCCGACTTCTCCGCCGGCGTTCTGGGCTACACGGACATCTTCTTCGTGGGCATCGCCGTGCATCACCTCAGCGAACCGAACGAATCGCTCATCGTGGGCACCTCGCGCCTGCCGCGCAAATACACCGCGCACGCGGGTGCGGCCATCCCCATCGGCATGAAGGGCAAGTACGGTGACGCCAAGACGCGCATCTCTCCGAACATCCTCTTCCAGCAGCAGGCCCAGTTCCGCCAGTTGAACCTGGGCTTGTACGTGGACCACGGCCCCATCACCGCGGGCATCTGGTACCGCACGCGCGACGCCTTCATCGCCCTCATCGGGTTCCACACCGAACGCTTCAAGTTCGGGTACAGCTACGACGTCACCACCTCGAAGCTCACCACGGCCACGGCCGGATCGCACGAGGTCAGTGTTCAGCTCCAGTTCAACTGCAAGCCCAAGAAACGCCGCTTCCGTGTGGTCGCCTGCCCCACGTTCTAA
- a CDS encoding UDP-N-acetylmuramoyl-tripeptide--D-alanyl-D-alanine ligase has translation MTSIAQLHDAFLRCTGVCTDTRALVPGSLFVALKGPSFNANAFAAQALADGCRMALVDDPAVALDDRYLLVPDTLKALQELALHHRRGFDIPVLAITGSNGKTTTKELVHAVLAADRPTLATAGNLNNHIGVPLTLLRLRAEHRFAIIEMGANRPGDIRELMALAEPTHGLITNIGRAHLEGFGSFDGVVRTKSELYDHLRASGGTVFVHTDDSLLMEKSTGLKRVTYGTTATADHRVEAGPAGATLALAWTGTDGARQQVTTRLIGGYNLPNAAAAVAIGRHFGVPDDRIAAALSDYTPSNNRSQFMDTGRNHVVLDAYNANPSSMKAALVHFAAMPGERPKLAVLGGMKELGADSIREHEAVVALVRSLGLQAVFVGPEFAALVRMEANAKDLIVHPDVSAALDAFTRNPVEGRLVLVKGSRGTKLEGLVPAL, from the coding sequence ATGACCAGCATCGCCCAGCTCCACGACGCCTTCCTGCGCTGCACCGGGGTGTGCACCGACACCCGCGCCCTCGTCCCCGGAAGCCTCTTCGTGGCCCTCAAAGGGCCCAGCTTCAACGCCAACGCCTTCGCCGCACAGGCCCTTGCCGACGGCTGCCGGATGGCCCTGGTGGACGACCCCGCCGTGGCCCTGGACGACCGCTACCTGTTGGTGCCTGACACCTTGAAGGCCCTGCAGGAGCTCGCCCTGCACCACCGCCGCGGGTTCGACATCCCTGTGCTGGCCATCACCGGCAGCAACGGCAAGACCACCACCAAGGAGCTGGTGCATGCGGTGCTGGCCGCGGACCGGCCCACACTGGCCACCGCGGGCAACCTGAACAACCACATCGGCGTGCCCCTCACCCTGCTGCGCCTGCGGGCCGAACACCGCTTCGCCATCATCGAGATGGGAGCCAACCGCCCCGGCGACATCCGCGAGCTGATGGCCCTGGCCGAACCCACCCACGGGCTCATCACCAACATCGGCCGCGCGCACCTGGAGGGCTTCGGCAGCTTCGATGGGGTGGTGCGCACCAAGAGCGAGCTGTACGACCATCTGCGTGCCAGTGGTGGCACCGTGTTCGTGCATACGGACGACAGCCTGTTGATGGAGAAGAGCACCGGGTTGAAACGCGTCACCTACGGCACGACCGCGACGGCGGACCACCGTGTGGAGGCCGGACCGGCCGGCGCCACGCTCGCCCTGGCCTGGACCGGCACCGATGGCGCCCGGCAACAGGTGACCACCCGGTTGATCGGCGGGTACAACCTGCCCAACGCCGCGGCCGCCGTGGCCATCGGGCGGCACTTCGGCGTCCCTGACGATCGCATCGCCGCCGCCCTCTCGGACTACACCCCGTCCAACAACCGCAGCCAGTTCATGGACACCGGCCGCAACCACGTGGTGCTGGATGCCTACAACGCCAACCCCAGCAGCATGAAGGCCGCGCTGGTGCACTTCGCCGCCATGCCGGGCGAGCGGCCCAAGCTGGCCGTGCTGGGCGGCATGAAGGAGCTGGGCGCCGACAGCATCCGCGAGCACGAGGCCGTGGTGGCGCTGGTGCGCAGCCTCGGACTGCAAGCCGTGTTCGTGGGACCCGAGTTCGCCGCGTTGGTCCGTATGGAGGCGAACGCGAAGGACCTCATCGTCCACCCGGACGTCAGCGCCGCGCTGGACGCGTTCACCCGGAACCCGGTGGAGGGGCGACTGGTCCTGGTGAAAGGTTCGCGCGGGACGAAGCTGGAGGGGCTGGTGCCAGCGCTCTAG
- a CDS encoding acyl-CoA dehydrogenase, translating into MNFELTEEQLAVQAAARDFAQNVLKPGVIERDREQRFPADEIRQLGELGFLGMMVSPEYGGGGMDTVSYVLAMEEISKVDASCSVVMSVNNSLVCWGLETFGNEEQKQKYLVPLAKGEQIGAFCLSEPEAGSDATSQRTTAVDMGDHYLLNGTKNWITNGGTASTYLVMAQTDVAKGHKGINCLIVEKCMPGFTVGAKEDKLGIRGSDTHTLMFQDVKVPKANRIGEDGFGFKFAMKTLSGGRIGIAAQALGIASGAYELAVAYSKERSAFGKPIHQHQAIAFKLADMATEIEAARLLCLKAAWLKDTHGNYEIAGSMAKLFASEVAMRTTVEAVQVHGGYGYVKEYHVERLMRDAKITQIYEGTSEVQRIVIGRSVVG; encoded by the coding sequence ATGAACTTCGAGCTCACCGAGGAACAACTGGCCGTGCAGGCCGCGGCGCGCGACTTCGCCCAGAACGTGCTGAAACCGGGGGTGATCGAGCGCGACCGGGAGCAGCGCTTCCCGGCCGACGAGATCCGGCAGCTGGGTGAACTGGGCTTCCTGGGGATGATGGTGAGCCCTGAGTACGGCGGCGGCGGCATGGACACCGTGAGCTACGTGCTGGCCATGGAGGAGATCAGCAAGGTGGACGCCAGCTGCTCGGTGGTGATGAGCGTGAACAACAGCCTAGTGTGCTGGGGCCTGGAGACCTTCGGCAACGAGGAACAGAAGCAGAAGTACCTGGTGCCCCTGGCCAAGGGCGAGCAGATCGGGGCCTTCTGCCTCAGCGAGCCCGAGGCCGGCAGCGATGCCACCAGCCAGCGCACCACCGCCGTGGACATGGGCGACCACTACCTGCTCAACGGCACCAAGAACTGGATCACCAACGGCGGCACCGCCAGCACTTACCTGGTGATGGCCCAGACCGACGTGGCCAAGGGGCACAAGGGCATCAACTGCCTCATCGTGGAGAAGTGCATGCCCGGCTTCACGGTGGGCGCCAAGGAGGACAAGCTGGGCATCCGCGGCAGCGACACGCACACGCTGATGTTCCAGGACGTGAAGGTGCCCAAGGCCAACCGCATCGGCGAGGACGGCTTCGGTTTCAAGTTCGCCATGAAGACGCTGAGCGGCGGCCGCATCGGCATCGCCGCGCAGGCCCTGGGCATCGCCAGTGGCGCCTACGAACTGGCCGTTGCTTACAGCAAGGAGCGCAGCGCCTTCGGCAAGCCCATCCACCAGCACCAGGCCATCGCTTTCAAGCTGGCCGACATGGCCACCGAGATCGAGGCCGCGCGGCTCTTGTGCCTGAAGGCCGCCTGGCTGAAGGACACCCACGGCAACTACGAGATCGCCGGCAGCATGGCCAAGCTCTTCGCCAGCGAGGTGGCCATGCGCACCACGGTGGAAGCGGTTCAGGTGCACGGTGGCTACGGGTACGTGAAGGAGTACCACGTGGAGCGCCTGATGCGCGATGCCAAGATCACGCAGATCTACGAGGGCACCAGCGAGGTGCAGCGCATCGTGATCGGAAGGAGCGTGGTCGGCTAG
- a CDS encoding anhydro-N-acetylmuramic acid kinase, translating to MVGDAGRTARVIGVMSGSSLDGLDLALCSFERNDDGWQSRIEQARTVPFPPALLERLRQAMDATALEAARLHRDLGDHIGDACRTLADGRPVDLISSHGHTLFHRPEEGLTAALGCGARIAVRAGIATVCDLRTTDVALGGQGAPLVPLAERLLFPGQEAFLNLGGIANLAVHRAGTVGYDIGPCNQALDHLARQAGRPYDADGALARAGTVNEDLLAALEALPFYRQPSPRSLGREWFEAEMRPLIDAPGIPLTDRLRTVSGHVARRIAAELDRHAVRSVLVTGGGAHNAHLIARVRDLSGAELRVPEALLVDFKEAYLFALLGLLRWRGEVNALATVTGARRDSAGGAVYLPY from the coding sequence ATGGTGGGCGATGCCGGCCGGACGGCCCGGGTGATCGGCGTGATGTCCGGCAGTTCGCTGGACGGGCTGGACCTGGCCCTGTGCAGCTTCGAGCGGAACGACGACGGGTGGCAGAGCCGCATCGAGCAGGCGCGTACCGTCCCCTTCCCCCCTGCCCTGCTGGAGCGCCTGCGCCAGGCCATGGACGCCACCGCCTTGGAGGCCGCCCGCCTGCACCGCGACCTGGGCGACCACATCGGCGACGCCTGCCGGACCCTGGCGGACGGACGGCCCGTGGACCTCATCAGCTCACACGGCCACACGCTCTTCCACCGCCCGGAGGAAGGGCTCACCGCGGCCCTGGGCTGCGGGGCGCGGATCGCCGTGCGCGCGGGCATCGCCACGGTGTGCGACCTGCGCACCACGGACGTGGCCCTCGGCGGCCAGGGGGCGCCGCTGGTGCCCCTCGCTGAACGGCTGCTCTTCCCCGGGCAGGAGGCCTTCCTGAACCTGGGCGGCATCGCCAACCTGGCCGTGCACCGCGCGGGCACCGTGGGCTACGACATCGGACCCTGCAACCAGGCGCTGGACCATCTGGCCCGGCAGGCCGGCAGGCCGTACGACGCGGACGGTGCCCTGGCCCGTGCAGGCACGGTGAACGAAGACCTGCTCGCGGCGCTGGAGGCCCTCCCCTTCTACCGCCAGCCCTCGCCGCGGTCGTTGGGGCGTGAGTGGTTCGAGGCGGAGATGCGGCCCCTGATCGACGCGCCCGGGATCCCGCTCACCGACCGCCTGCGCACGGTGAGCGGACACGTGGCCCGCCGCATCGCCGCAGAGCTGGACCGCCACGCGGTGCGCAGCGTATTGGTCACCGGCGGTGGAGCGCACAACGCGCACCTGATCGCCCGGGTGCGCGACCTGAGCGGAGCGGAGCTGCGGGTGCCCGAGGCCCTGCTGGTGGACTTCAAGGAGGCTTACCTGTTCGCCCTTCTCGGGCTGCTGCGCTGGCGGGGCGAGGTGAACGCGCTGGCCACGGTGACCGGCGCACGGCGGGATAGTGCGGGCGGCGCGGTGTACCTCCCCTATTAA
- a CDS encoding amino acid dehydrogenase, whose protein sequence is MKETLRQFEQRAPEIVFEWNDAPTGARGWVVINSLRGGAAGGGTRMRKGLDRREVESLAKTMEVKFTVSGPAIGGAKSGIDFDPTDPRKQAVLDRWYKAVMPLLKAYYGTGGDMNVDEVHEVIPITERYGLRHPQEGVVNGHIGGHEGMKLQAIQQLRTGVSKVVNDTAFVPVPGKYAVADMITGWGVSESVRHYYGIYGGELMGKRVIVQGWGNVGAAAGYYLSQQGARIVGIIDRHGGALITEGFTTEQVRDLFVDKAGNTLRAQDMLPFDEVDARIWDIGAEVFMPCAASRLVTKHQVDRMVAADLEVIASGANVPFADPEIFYGPIAEHADGRVSVIPDFIANCGMARVFAYCMMDGAQLTDQAIFGDVSERIADALRRTHAHHPGRTHLTRTAFDIALEQLT, encoded by the coding sequence ATGAAGGAGACCCTGCGGCAGTTCGAGCAACGCGCACCCGAGATCGTGTTCGAGTGGAACGATGCGCCCACCGGAGCGCGGGGCTGGGTGGTGATCAACAGCCTGAGGGGAGGCGCGGCCGGTGGTGGCACCCGCATGCGCAAAGGCCTCGACCGCCGCGAGGTGGAGAGCCTGGCCAAGACCATGGAGGTGAAGTTCACCGTGAGCGGTCCGGCCATCGGCGGCGCCAAGAGCGGCATCGACTTCGATCCGACCGACCCGCGCAAACAGGCCGTCCTCGACCGATGGTACAAGGCCGTGATGCCCTTGCTGAAAGCCTATTACGGGACGGGTGGGGACATGAACGTGGATGAGGTCCATGAGGTGATCCCCATCACCGAGCGGTATGGCCTTCGCCATCCGCAGGAGGGCGTGGTGAACGGGCATATCGGCGGGCACGAGGGCATGAAGTTGCAGGCCATCCAACAGTTGCGCACCGGGGTCAGCAAGGTGGTGAATGACACGGCTTTTGTGCCCGTGCCAGGCAAGTACGCCGTTGCCGACATGATCACCGGCTGGGGGGTGAGTGAAAGCGTGCGCCACTACTATGGCATTTACGGTGGTGAGCTCATGGGCAAGCGTGTGATCGTTCAAGGATGGGGCAACGTCGGGGCCGCGGCCGGTTACTACTTATCCCAGCAAGGCGCACGCATCGTGGGCATCATCGATCGCCATGGTGGCGCCTTGATCACCGAAGGCTTCACTACAGAGCAGGTCCGTGACCTCTTCGTGGACAAGGCCGGCAACACCCTGCGAGCGCAGGACATGCTGCCCTTCGATGAAGTGGACGCGCGCATCTGGGACATCGGTGCCGAGGTCTTCATGCCCTGTGCGGCCAGCCGATTGGTGACCAAGCACCAGGTGGACCGCATGGTGGCTGCGGACCTGGAGGTGATCGCCAGCGGTGCCAACGTGCCCTTCGCCGACCCCGAGATCTTCTATGGCCCCATCGCCGAGCACGCGGACGGCCGGGTGAGCGTGATCCCCGACTTCATCGCCAACTGCGGCATGGCGCGCGTGTTCGCCTACTGCATGATGGACGGTGCACAGCTCACCGACCAGGCCATTTTCGGCGACGTCAGCGAGCGCATCGCCGACGCGCTCCGGCGCACCCACGCCCACCACCCTGGTCGTACGCACCTCACCCGCACGGCCTTCGACATCGCCCTCGAACAGCTTACCTGA
- a CDS encoding MotA/TolQ/ExbB proton channel family protein: MPIEFFAQIQDATDAARQVLEQTATTPVVPQETTLSVWELIKMGGWYIMGPLGLMSLAAVYIIIERSMAIRRALRDEKDFMAKIRDYIHEGKVDSARNLCQTTNTPVARMLEKGINRIGKPMKDIEVSIENQGKLEVYQLESGLPILATVSGAAPMLGFLGTVVGMVVTFHTMEVSGAGVELSQLSGGMMQAMITTVAGLVIGIPAYIGYNLLVARVNKVVQKMESRTIEFMEVLESPAK; the protein is encoded by the coding sequence ATGCCGATCGAGTTCTTCGCCCAGATCCAGGACGCCACCGACGCGGCCCGCCAGGTGCTTGAGCAGACCGCCACCACCCCTGTGGTACCCCAGGAGACCACGCTCTCCGTGTGGGAGCTGATCAAGATGGGCGGCTGGTACATCATGGGGCCGCTCGGTCTGATGTCCCTGGCGGCCGTCTATATCATCATCGAAAGGAGCATGGCCATCCGGCGTGCGCTGCGCGATGAGAAGGACTTCATGGCCAAGATCCGCGACTACATCCACGAAGGCAAGGTCGACAGCGCCCGCAACCTGTGCCAGACGACCAACACCCCCGTGGCGCGCATGCTGGAGAAGGGCATCAACCGCATCGGCAAGCCGATGAAGGACATCGAGGTGAGCATCGAGAACCAGGGCAAGCTGGAGGTCTACCAGCTGGAGAGCGGCCTGCCCATCCTGGCCACGGTCTCCGGCGCGGCGCCGATGCTGGGCTTCCTGGGCACCGTGGTCGGCATGGTGGTCACCTTCCACACGATGGAGGTGAGCGGCGCCGGGGTGGAATTGAGCCAGCTCAGCGGCGGCATGATGCAGGCCATGATCACCACCGTGGCCGGCCTGGTGATCGGCATCCCGGCCTACATCGGCTACAACCTGCTGGTGGCCCGGGTGAACAAGGTGGTCCAGAAGATGGAATCGCGCACGATCGAATTCATGGAGGTGCTCGAATCGCCCGCCAAGTAA
- a CDS encoding biopolymer transporter ExbD has product MALRSSNKIDAGFSLSSMTDLVFLLLIFFVIISTMVSPTTLPVDLPISANKTKEKPQVGVRIDADQHFSVNNELIDPLDLEGVLKDRMAAVEGEKNLVIHVDQSVPAGVTVGVMEIAKRNQWKVILATRPK; this is encoded by the coding sequence GTGGCGCTCCGCTCCAGCAACAAGATCGACGCAGGCTTCAGCCTGAGCAGCATGACCGACCTGGTCTTCCTTCTCCTGATCTTCTTTGTCATCATCAGCACCATGGTGAGCCCCACCACCCTGCCGGTGGACCTGCCCATCAGCGCCAACAAGACCAAGGAAAAGCCGCAGGTGGGCGTGCGCATCGATGCCGACCAACACTTCAGCGTCAACAACGAGCTCATCGATCCCCTGGACCTTGAGGGTGTACTGAAGGACCGGATGGCGGCCGTGGAGGGTGAGAAGAACCTGGTGATCCACGTGGACCAGAGCGTACCGGCCGGTGTCACCGTGGGCGTCATGGAGATCGCCAAGCGCAACCAATGGAAGGTGATCCTGGCCACCCGGCCGAAGTGA